In Brassica napus cultivar Da-Ae chromosome A3, Da-Ae, whole genome shotgun sequence, the sequence CACATTCAAAGAGGTTGATATCTGTGTCCATTCCTTCATGAAGAGCCGAAGCCATATGCGATCATATACATCGCTGGAGTACCTGAGGGTGGGAATTTAATAATGTTATTGTAGCAGTGAAATAAGTAAATAAGATTACATTGTCATTCTTCCGTGTTTGGACCACTAAAATCTTATCAGATTGATTTATCTTAAAACATCATCTATGACATCTTTCATTTATGGATTGAGTATGTAATTTGTCTACAAATGCAATGAAAGATATCATGTATAGATTCCACGACAGGGAAACATAACACAAAGgtaaagaagacaaagaagaagcaGGCCCGTCCCTGTGCAAATGTGCTCCCAGCACATGCACAAGGTCGGGCCTGTGAAAAGATTAATAAGgcgtatatatacaaaacgtgACAGAGCAGAAAGATGAAGTGGACTTACCGTATACGATATCCTGTATTGTTAAGATAATACCGGTTGTAAAGTTTCAAGGAGCCAGATTCCGTCATATAAGAAGAACTACTTACCATCGGCCGTAATTCCAAAGTGGATATTACCGGTGTAGTTGTGCCAGTCTTAACAAGACAAATCTGCAACGAGCTTGATGTTGGGATGTGTAAGATTTCTGGCTGTGTACCATTCACCCTTGTCACCAAATCTATGGTGGCCCATAGATTAGGTCCAAGATAAATATCGAAGACCGGTTTAATGTTAAGACCATCGTAATTTCCATACAAAAAAACAGTTCTGATCAAATATTTACGTCCCTTATCCACACTCAGATTGTAACAGTTTCGTGATCCATTTGGAAAGTATCTCAGCGTCTCGTATTGCTTTGTGAAACCCACAGGAATTTCTCGGATTCGACCAGTGTTTCCGCTCTGTATGAACTTTTCGTCCGAAGAGAACCACAATCCAGTAGAAGCTTTATAAGGAGACCTTTCATACGAGGGTAACCCGCAATCCAAATTGATGAAATCTGTTAACAGAAATGATTAAACGTTTGCAAGAGAATTtgtcaagaaaaaaaacttgtgtTGAAGAGGTAGCAAGGatgtatataataaaacaaacaagATAATATGATGATACCTTCTTGGTCTTGGTCTTGAGCATAAATAGTATGAATGATTAATGCCGAAGTTGCGATTAGAACCAACAAAACCCTATCACAACAACTCTCCATACTCTCTTAACTTAAAAAGAAAACTCAGCTAACCCGTTGGCTAAGCTATGAAAGATAAATAGTGAAAAAACAAGCAAACCCGAATCGCACACTAAAAGAAAGACTTTACAAGTCAATGTGTTTGTCACCATGCAACGGAGAAGAAAAGTAAGCTAGCGAATAAACAAGCAAAACTTAATTCACACGGTACAAGAAAGACACTGCCAAATCAATGGTGAATGTGTTTTCTAGTGGCACCTTCACCAAGCAAAGGAGGTAAGAGCTAACACGACCACAATGCTTCAACATAGTGAAAAAATAGGGAACGGACCAAGAAGCACGTAAAGCAAGATAGTGCTATATCAaagaataatcaattatctaagaTCAGTCCAATAAGaagtttctttctttgtttgacTGTTCTCACTAATTTGTGAGTTTGGCctcattatttgttttttttttttgatcaaaggcCTCATTATTTGGTTTAAGGCTATGGTTAGGTGAGTTATAATTAAGAGCTCACCGTACATATGATTTCCCACCCCTTTTTTCTAAAGTACTTGAATTGGGACATTGTTACATTTGGTGGCAACTTGGTCAGACAAATGATGCATCTTATTTACAAAGAAGCTATCGATCACAAAAAGATACCGACCACCATGACTTTACGATGCACAAAGAAATACTGAGAAGAAGTCGagtggtgttcaaaaaaaaaaaaaaagagaagaagtcgAGTAGCACTTGAGAACGCGATCGAGGATTGGAGTGCCCGAAACGCAGCGTTTTAAACGCTATTCATAAATAAACGGAAAGACATTTTGGGCTGGTTGTGTACGGGCCCAGTAGATAACTGGTTACCCAGAACGTTTTGGATCCCACAACAATAACCTATCAGTATTTGTCGCGACTTTCTATCGTCTACGCAGAGCAGTCATCAGAAACCGAAGtttagagagagaagagagatgagGTTGTTCGATCCGTGGCCAGTGTTCTTCAAGAGGGAGTGGAAACGTTGCTGGCCCTTTCTCACCGGATTCGCCGTAACCGGCGTCCTCATCACCAAGCTCACCGCTGGATTCACTGGTAAAACTCTTTTCAGATCTGACCTATTCTTCTATAGAAATGATAGAAACCAATCCTTAACCGATCCGATTATCTGTTGAATCAGATTATGTATTCTATCTCTCGTGGTTCGATTGTTGGATCGCTAGACCTAATTTATATAAATCCGTTGATTTGATTTTGCAGAGGAAGACGCCAAGAACTCCAAGTTCGTCCAGCAACACAGGCGGTAATCATCTTACTCTTTCATCTGCCATTTGGGAATTGAAATTCAGAAATTGGATATGATTGCTCAGCATAATGTTAAATGAATCGCGTTACTATTAGCTTAATGTCTCTTAACTAACTTTTGCTCCAGAATCACAATGCCTAGTGTTTGGTTTCTGTTTCTTGAACCAGTTGTGTTCTGTAGTAATATGGTATTGCTTGATGTACTATACGCCATTCATTCATATTTAGCTAGAGGTGCTTTGACAAAACAGTCTCAATTTGAATCCTTTTGGTTCTGATATTTATATGCACTAACCATCAGCTGCACCGGTTCATGATTTCTTTTCAGGTGATCTACTCAAGTGAACTCTATTGCTGAGAGTGCTTTCAGACTTTATTATTCTAATAAACATAAAAGAGAGAATCCTACATACTTCTTGTTGATCTCTCGTTTCCTTTCATCTTTTGTCTTTTCACAACTCTCGAAACAGTGTTAAGTTTGAAATGGTTTGATTCCAATCTTTTCCCCCTTATGTTTGAAATGGATTGGCTCTATTTTTGTTATGTTGAATCGAATATAGATGGCTGACCATCATTAGTGACAAATCTCATTACAAAAGTTCATTAAGCAGACCACAGAGAATCTAACAACTTTAAGCATATAATGTAAGCAATAGAACCTGCAGGCCATCGAACTgcagtagaaaaaaaaaacaccttttCTCTCCCAACCCCATTAGGGTTTTCCTGTGAACGTCTTCGCCGCCGTCGGTGTGGCCTCTCGCCCACCGACGAGAACACTCCTCTTTCTCCCTCCTCTTCCTTTCTTCCATGGCTCTGCTTGTTCCTTGTCCCTTTGCACCGTTGCTCCTTCCTCCGCCTCCAGAACCGCCGCCGCTCGTGTTTCTCCTAGATCTGCCAGTCGAGTGCTCTCCTCATGTCCTTTCTGTTCCTCTCCACCCACCGGATCTGTCCCTGTTCCTTTGCCGCTTCTTCGACTCTGCAGTGATTATACTGTCCGTTCGTTTAGTAAATCTATCATTTTCAGTGGTGTTTGTTCTTATGGTTTTCTGTGACTCCTTTACTGCAGTATGCGGGTTCAATTCCGGGTTATATCCGGCTCGTTCTAACTCTGTTAAGTTCGATTTTGGTCTCTTAATCTACTGGCCTCAAGTTCCTCAAATCTGTATTTATTCACTATTACTTGATATAAAAATTGACATGGTCTCTGGTTGGAATTATGAATCTGTGTCTTGTGCATTTGCTTCCGTCTCTTGGTTGCTCATTGTCCCAAGTTTCATAGTTCATTTGTCAAGAAGTTTGGAGAGTACGCAATGTCTCATTGAGAATGAACTCATAGCCTTGGTTGGTTTGGGGTCTCATTCCTCTGTTCTCAGGTTCTTCAGTAGCAATTATGTTGCCTTGGCTCATTCCTTTTCTGCAGTATGCAGGGTTTTATATGTCTGTGATTTAAATGTGGAGGTGTATGTAATGTTTTCTAACCATTGGTGGCAATTTGGAAAGAAAAGCAACAGTATTTGCTTCCTTACATTGCATCAGATTTATTTGGTCTCACGAAGACTTGGTTGCTCATTGTCCCGGTATCATGACCTCACTGCCTTTGTTGCAGAGGGTCTAGCCCTTTTGGGCATTTCTCAGCTGGTTTGCAAGTCAGACTGCCATGAACTCAGTCGCCTTCTTTCAGAGAGTTGGTCTTCTGATGTTCATTGGATCTTATTAGCTATTTGATCCCTTATCTTATTTTTTGAGGATTCACATGTATGTGTTGTGTTTTCTTGTGTTTGTAATATGGCAAGTTGTGCCTTTCTACTTTGTATTTCCTCCGCTGATGGAGGTTGAGACTTTAAGTTAATGGAATtgttgtttgatcaaaaaaaagaaCCTGCAGGCCATTGAGACAAATCTAACGAAGCCAGTACAAGAATGCACCAACGTTGCGTCCACGCAAGAGATGAACGTGGGGCCTGAGCTTATTCACCAAACCCCAAAACTGATACCTCCTATTCCTCTCCCGCATCACCCTCAGTGCCTTCACCACCACGAAGTTCCCGTAAGCACTCGTCGCAAGCCCCACCAAACTCTCTCCTTCACACCGGAGAAACTCTTCCACCACCATAACCGCCGCCTCCTCCGTATCCAAAAGCTTCTCCACGACGTAGCTTCCAAACTTCGTAAATGAGAGGCCAAAGTAATGGCCACTAAGGCTAACTGCAACGTTACGCGTGGAACGCAAGTCATTCAGCTGAAGCACGTGTTGGACCACGTAGTTCCCACGAGCATGGTAGCTCAAGTCTAGAGCGTTCTGCGCGACTACGTACAAGAGCTGGTCTCTGTAGACAAAATGGCCCAAGCTGGACCAGACGTTTATGATTTGTTTCAGCACGGCGTAGCCGCATCGGTCACACGCCAGGTGAACCGCGTGGTGGCGAACGTAGTTGCACATTCCTGTCTTCTTCTCCTCGCTGAAAACTCGCATCCCTTGCATCGCAACGCGGGACGCCTCATAGTCGGTCATGATGTGGTTGAAGCGGCTCAAGATAGCGTTGTAGAAGAAGGTGTCCACGTCGTCTCTTATTCCGAGTAGCTCTTGTATGCGGTTCGAGCCGTTATCGTCTATTGCCATCTCCAAGAAACGATTGAGATCTGACGTCAGCAACGAGGCCATCTTCCGAAGATCGTTTCCCTCGTCTAATCTTGAGATCACTTCTCTAAACTGAGCCGCACCGTCTTCTTCGTTGCTAGTGATTACGTTGAACAAGGACTGCATGCACGCGTCTGTTTCTTGAGGAGTCATGGCGGCGGAGGAGCGAAATGAGTTGAGTAAAGATTGATTCTCTTCAGTAAGATTGACTCTATTTGGTGCGGCGAATCTTGGAGGAGGGATATTGGCGGTGGGGATTTCACGTCGACGAGGAGGAGGAACCACCGGAGGCTCTTGTTTGATGGATGCTCCTGTGGCGGTAAGATCGCCGCCGTTTGCCATTATATACGTTAATTCTTTAATCGGTGTGTCTTGGAAGGATAAAGAGTTTTGGTTGTGTGATTGTAGAGAATGAGAAAGTGTTGAGATAATGCCTATTTATATGAACGTAAATGAATATACATGGCGACGTTTTTAATAGAAtctaattttatcattattatgaCTTCGTTTTTTAATGTTAGGTTATATTGTTATCACTTTGAAAAACTTCACTCATCTCCCTCCACCTTTATAATTCACGTTACGAGACATGCATGCACCACTACTGAGTTTTTGTTAATTAACTCGTCTACTAGAttgattattataaaaaataaaataaaaaataaatgtgtaATAAGTGTGTTGAGAATAAATTGGATCATTGGATAACAATATGATATGTGAAACTGTTGAAACCATgaaaaataaatggaaataaTTACAAGAATAAACTATAATATTCttttaacataattataatattattattaagtaatattattattattaagaaaTCTCAAATATAACTTAACATATTTGAAACTAAAAACAATCAAACTCATTCATATCTAATTATTTactaggggtttttgccaaaactaacccacaacttgattttaatcccaaacctatacccaaacttgaatcaaatgcaaaactaacctaaaagcctagtgaaattacagctcagccccttgtgaccaaacaaaaaaacagaagccatttttacgaatatagccccagtaaatcgtctgagtcgtctgaattgttggaagtcgtctagacgactgaagtttcagtcgtctggtaccagcttattttaaaaataatttataaatcttgtaaaaaatattttgatgcgtgaaaaataaaaatcaagtaattataaacagttttaagtgatataaattaagatatgataaaattgatttgttttgaagatagatgagtggaagtagtgaatcatgaaatactttggtttaggagtttggcaaacatatgttgtagtattgtatggattgttagggttagattttggaaaactaaaatgtttttttcagaaattagttttcacttatatgtgtttatttctgtgtatagtaaacacttttcaagtttgatttggttttatgaagtgtttaattagataattaagtttaggggttatgtttagggtgtggacgacttatatttcagtcgtctgttgaataatttacccggacgacgtatatttcagtcgtccagacgacttacttgtaagtcgtccagacgatttacttgtaagtcgtctggaaagtcttctattttagtttcccactaaaaatatttaatttcccgctaaaaatattaaactcttctggacgacttacatgtaagtcgtctgttttaatttcttcaccagacgactgaaatgtaagtcgtccaggaagtcgtctgagtcaaaaatatttaacctaattagattttttgcctccctatataaagaaaaatttacacattctctctcctcctctcaaatggctgcaacaaaaatgtaatgttcatcattctaaaactctccaacctctctctaatctctttgacttgaaaacaccaaactttatatgaatttttcagttttgtctcatgtatttcttactaatctatctcttttacaggtttttaatcaagtggtactcatcttccactaatttagaggtagatctattaattttagatatgtatttttgtgtgttctataaatgtagatttatctaatcttccactcattttttctatttttaagtcatttgaacgtttttggatatgcaggtttttcagatctggatttgatgtgcaggtttttcagatctggaagacttctgggacgacttacgtgttagtcgtctggaagtcgtctggaagtcgtctggaagtcgtctggacttcttggaagtcgtctggacttccaggaagtcgtctggacttccaggaagtcgtctggacttccaggaagtcgtctagacttccaggaagtcgtctggacttctaggaagtcgtctggatttttctgagcgttttggtaagttcttatgtctgatttttcttcatttggtaacttcttgttgtataaagttcttacttttttcccaaactaaaactctccaaacccactttaatctctttgacttgaaaacaccaaactttatatgaatttttcaattttgtctcatgtctttgttactaatctatttttttttgcaggtttttaattagatggtactcatcttccactaat encodes:
- the LOC106436193 gene encoding ATP synthase small subunit 6-A, mitochondrial, which gives rise to MRLFDPWPVFFKREWKRCWPFLTGFAVTGVLITKLTAGFTEEDAKNSKFVQQHRR
- the LOC125597864 gene encoding uncharacterized protein LOC125597864 yields the protein MALLVPCPFAPLLLPPPPEPPPLVFLLDLPVECSPHVLSVPLHPPDLSLFLCRFFDSAVIILSVRLVNLSFSVVFVLMVFCDSFTAVCGFNSGLYPARSNSVKFDFGLLIYWPQVPQICIYSLLLDIKIDMVSGWNYESVSCAFASVSWLLIVPSFIVHLSRSLESTQCLIENELIALVGLGSHSSVLRFFSSNYVALAHSFSAVCRVLYVCDLNVEVYVMFSNHWWQFGKKSNSICFLTLHQIYLVSRRLGCSLSRYHDLTAFVAEGLALLGISQLVCKSDCHELSRLLSESWSSDVHWILLAI
- the LOC106443273 gene encoding putative pumilio homolog 20, translating into MANGGDLTATGASIKQEPPVVPPPRRREIPTANIPPPRFAAPNRVNLTEENQSLLNSFRSSAAMTPQETDACMQSLFNVITSNEEDGAAQFREVISRLDEGNDLRKMASLLTSDLNRFLEMAIDDNGSNRIQELLGIRDDVDTFFYNAILSRFNHIMTDYEASRVAMQGMRVFSEEKKTGMCNYVRHHAVHLACDRCGYAVLKQIINVWSSLGHFVYRDQLLYVVAQNALDLSYHARGNYVVQHVLQLNDLRSTRNVAVSLSGHYFGLSFTKFGSYVVEKLLDTEEAAVMVVEEFLRCEGESLVGLATSAYGNFVVVKALRVMRERNRRYQFWGLVNKLRPHVHLLRGRNVGAFLYWLR